The proteins below come from a single Microtus ochrogaster isolate Prairie Vole_2 chromosome 8, MicOch1.0, whole genome shotgun sequence genomic window:
- the LOC102002567 gene encoding ubiquinol-cytochrome-c reductase complex assembly factor 3: MVFRLRPAPVALACMGSGETSRLPSRPPEDAEGISLVVWSAMNTVRKALVVVAVLGAGAGVGSTLFALVTPGELQKQAMLQEFPERDPRRREEAARTKELVVATLKKAAATEENVAWRKNWTEAVSDGSRSA, from the exons ATGGTTTTTCGGCTCCGCCCCGCCCCGGTCGCTCTAGCCTGCATGGGGAGCGGCGAGACGTCGCGGCTCCCTTCTAGGCCGCCGGAGGATGCAGAGGGCATCTCGTTGGTAGTGTGGTCGGCCATGAATACGGTTCGTAAAGCACTGGTGGTGGTTGCTGTGCTCGGCGCGGGTGCTGGCGTTGGCTCCACTCTGTTTGCCCTTGTAACCCCAGGAGAACTACAGAAGCAGGCAATGCTGCAG GAGTTTCCGGAACGGGACCCGCGGCGCAGGGAAGAAGCTGCCCGAACCAAGGAACTAGTGGTGGCTACTCTGAAGAAAGCGGCAGCTACGGAGGAGAACGTGGCCTGGAGGAAGAACTGGACGGAAGCAGTTAGCGACGGCAGCAGGTCAGCGTGA